One Pseudonocardia sediminis DNA window includes the following coding sequences:
- the tilS gene encoding tRNA lysidine(34) synthetase TilS: MSAALGPASRQVRVAVREALDRLPPEARVAPPVIACSGGADSTALLDAVAALAPAGVHAVIVDHGLQDGSAERSAALAATFGACGVRARVCTVRVEGAGGPEAAARRARYEALRAARPHPDSPVLLGHTLDDQAETVLLGLGRGSGARSLAGMREWSDPWLRPLLGTRRAVTEAACAEAGRQPWQDPHNAEDRFTRVRIRREALPLLDDVLAGGVAPALARTAAQLREDDDALSVWAELVRAEAEDRVRTEAEDRLGTGAADGDHVGAPASPPLGAAADPSGDSGDTAGRGRTTQGAADDGTGPDGPALRVGPLVGVPAAVRRRVLREWLRENGVRALTDDHLRAADDLVGRWRGQGGPALGGGLDLVRARGRLVLRRHVRGGAGH; encoded by the coding sequence ATGAGCGCGGCTCTCGGCCCGGCGTCCCGCCAGGTGCGGGTCGCCGTGCGTGAGGCACTCGACCGGCTGCCGCCCGAGGCCCGGGTCGCACCGCCGGTCATCGCCTGCTCCGGGGGCGCCGACTCCACGGCGCTGCTCGACGCCGTCGCGGCGCTGGCCCCGGCCGGCGTGCACGCGGTGATCGTCGACCACGGGCTGCAGGACGGGTCGGCGGAGCGCTCGGCGGCGCTGGCCGCGACGTTCGGGGCCTGCGGGGTGCGAGCGCGCGTCTGCACCGTGCGGGTCGAGGGCGCCGGCGGACCGGAGGCCGCGGCGCGCCGGGCCCGTTATGAGGCCCTGCGCGCCGCCCGCCCGCACCCGGACTCGCCGGTCCTGCTCGGGCACACCCTCGACGACCAGGCCGAGACGGTGCTGCTCGGCCTGGGCCGCGGCTCCGGCGCCCGCTCGCTGGCCGGTATGCGGGAGTGGAGCGACCCGTGGCTGCGACCGCTGCTCGGGACACGACGGGCCGTCACCGAGGCCGCGTGCGCCGAGGCCGGCCGCCAGCCCTGGCAGGACCCGCACAACGCCGAGGACCGCTTCACCCGCGTCCGGATCCGCCGCGAGGCGCTCCCGCTGCTCGACGACGTCCTCGCCGGCGGCGTCGCCCCGGCGCTGGCCCGGACCGCGGCCCAGCTCCGTGAGGACGACGACGCGCTGAGCGTCTGGGCGGAGCTGGTCCGCGCCGAGGCGGAGGACCGGGTCCGGACCGAGGCGGAGGACCGGCTCGGCACCGGGGCAGCGGACGGTGATCACGTGGGGGCACCCGCGTCACCACCGCTCGGCGCCGCGGCCGATCCGTCCGGTGATTCCGGTGACACCGCCGGTCGCGGACGGACGACGCAGGGGGCGGCCGACGACGGCACCGGCCCGGACGGCCCGGCGCTGCGGGTGGGCCCGCTGGTGGGCGTCCCGGCCGCCGTACGACGCCGGGTCCTGCGGGAATGGTTGCGCGAGAACGGGGTACGGGCCCTGACCGATGATCATCTACGCGCCGCCGACGACCTCGTCGGGCGGTGGCGGGGACAGGGCGGACCGGCCCTGGGCGGCGGCTTGGACCTCGTCCGCGCACGTGGCAGGCTCGTGCTGCGACGCCACGTCCGGGGCGGAGCGGGGCACTGA
- the ftsH gene encoding ATP-dependent zinc metalloprotease FtsH, which translates to MDRKRLLRNPLIWILLALLIYFGFSTLFDDTRGFTQVPTSTALAQISSGNVTDAVVEDKEQRLRLTLRTPVDGETQIITQYPAQSAGQIFSSLQQAQGGPEYNTVVRQDSFLSTLLITMIPLALLLLVLFWFMNNSQGGGNRVMSFGKSKAKQLNKDMPKTTFGDVAGAQEAVEELYEIKDFLQNPGRYQALGAKIPKGVLLYGPPGTGKTLLARAVAGEAGVPFYTISGSDFVEMFVGVGASRVRDLFEQAKQNSPCIIFVDEIDAVGRQRGAGLGGGHDEREQTLNQLLVEMDGFDARGGIILIAATNRPDILDPALLRPGRFDRQIPVAAPDMAGRKAILGVHSKGKPFDNDVDFDGLAKRTVGMSGADLANVINEAALLTARENGTLINGAALEESVDRVVGGPRRKGKIISEQEKKITAYHEGGHALAAWAMPDLEPVYKLTILPRGRTGGHALVVPEDDKGLMTRAEMIARLVFAMGGRSAEELVFHEPTTGASSDIDQATKIARAMVTEYGMSAKLGAVKYGREQGDPFLGRSMGNQADYSLEVAHEIDEEVRKLIEAAHTEAWEILNTYRDVLDELVLELLEKETLTRKDLTRIFDSVEKRPRITAFNDFGQRTPSDKPPILTPAERAHENGEPWPPQTEPEREPTPVGSYPGGSNGAGGPGPDGSSPVPTPGTGHPGQQAYPSNGGSVPQNGGYTAAPQNGGYPAAPPNAVAPNYGAPPNWRPATTPAGQTWPPPNWTEQTPQGRNGPAQNGPAQNGPAQNGPWSTPGQQPGGNGNGNGQGHGPSTEQQRPEDGGPNPEAGR; encoded by the coding sequence ATGGACCGCAAGCGCCTCCTCCGCAATCCTCTGATCTGGATCCTCCTTGCGCTCCTGATCTATTTCGGGTTCAGCACGCTGTTCGACGACACCCGCGGCTTCACGCAGGTCCCGACGTCGACCGCGCTGGCCCAGATCTCCAGCGGCAACGTCACCGACGCCGTCGTGGAGGACAAGGAGCAGCGGCTGCGGCTGACGCTCCGGACCCCCGTCGACGGCGAGACCCAGATCATCACCCAGTACCCGGCGCAGTCCGCGGGTCAGATCTTCAGCTCGCTGCAGCAGGCCCAGGGCGGCCCGGAGTACAACACCGTCGTCCGGCAGGACTCGTTCCTGTCCACCCTGCTGATCACGATGATCCCGCTCGCCCTCCTGCTCCTGGTGCTGTTCTGGTTCATGAACAACTCCCAGGGCGGCGGCAACCGGGTGATGAGCTTCGGCAAGTCCAAGGCCAAGCAGCTGAACAAGGACATGCCCAAGACCACCTTCGGCGACGTCGCCGGCGCCCAGGAGGCGGTCGAGGAGCTCTACGAGATCAAGGACTTCCTGCAGAACCCGGGCCGCTACCAGGCCCTCGGCGCGAAGATCCCGAAGGGCGTGCTGCTCTACGGCCCGCCCGGAACCGGTAAGACGTTGCTCGCGCGGGCCGTGGCCGGCGAGGCGGGCGTGCCGTTCTACACGATCTCGGGCTCGGACTTCGTCGAGATGTTCGTCGGTGTCGGCGCGTCGCGTGTGCGTGACCTGTTCGAGCAGGCCAAGCAGAACAGCCCCTGCATCATCTTCGTCGACGAGATCGACGCGGTCGGCCGCCAGCGCGGCGCCGGCCTCGGCGGTGGCCATGACGAGCGCGAGCAGACGCTGAACCAGCTGCTCGTCGAGATGGACGGCTTCGACGCCCGCGGCGGGATCATCCTGATCGCCGCGACGAACCGTCCGGACATCCTGGACCCGGCGCTGCTGCGCCCGGGCCGCTTCGACCGCCAGATCCCGGTGGCCGCGCCCGACATGGCCGGCCGCAAGGCGATCCTCGGCGTGCACTCCAAGGGCAAGCCGTTCGACAACGACGTGGACTTCGACGGGCTGGCCAAGCGCACCGTCGGGATGTCCGGCGCCGACCTGGCCAACGTCATCAACGAGGCCGCGCTGCTCACCGCCCGCGAGAACGGCACGCTGATCAACGGGGCCGCGCTCGAGGAGTCGGTGGACCGCGTCGTCGGCGGGCCGCGCCGCAAGGGCAAGATCATCTCCGAGCAGGAGAAGAAGATCACCGCCTACCACGAGGGCGGGCACGCGCTGGCCGCGTGGGCGATGCCGGACCTGGAGCCGGTCTACAAGCTCACGATCCTGCCGCGCGGGCGTACCGGCGGGCACGCGCTCGTCGTCCCGGAGGACGACAAGGGCCTGATGACGCGCGCCGAGATGATCGCGCGCCTGGTGTTCGCGATGGGCGGGCGCTCGGCCGAGGAGCTGGTGTTCCACGAGCCGACGACCGGCGCGTCCTCGGACATCGACCAGGCGACGAAGATCGCCCGCGCGATGGTGACGGAGTACGGCATGAGCGCCAAGCTCGGCGCCGTGAAGTACGGCCGCGAGCAGGGCGACCCGTTCCTCGGACGCTCGATGGGCAACCAGGCGGACTACTCGCTGGAGGTCGCCCACGAGATCGACGAGGAGGTGCGCAAGCTGATCGAGGCCGCGCACACCGAGGCGTGGGAGATCCTCAACACCTACCGCGACGTGCTCGACGAGCTGGTGCTCGAGCTGCTGGAGAAGGAGACGCTCACCCGCAAGGACCTGACGCGGATCTTCGACTCGGTGGAGAAGCGCCCCCGGATCACCGCGTTCAACGACTTCGGTCAGCGCACCCCGTCGGACAAGCCGCCGATCCTGACCCCGGCCGAGCGCGCGCACGAGAACGGCGAGCCCTGGCCGCCGCAGACCGAGCCGGAGCGCGAGCCGACCCCGGTCGGCTCCTACCCCGGTGGCAGCAACGGCGCCGGCGGTCCCGGACCGGACGGCAGCTCGCCGGTCCCGACGCCCGGCACGGGACACCCGGGCCAGCAGGCCTACCCGTCCAACGGTGGCTCCGTGCCGCAGAACGGCGGTTACACGGCCGCGCCGCAGAACGGTGGCTACCCGGCGGCGCCGCCGAACGCGGTCGCGCCGAACTACGGGGCCCCGCCGAACTGGCGTCCGGCCACCACCCCGGCCGGCCAGACCTGGCCGCCGCCGAACTGGACCGAGCAGACCCCGCAGGGCCGGAACGGTCCCGCCCAGAACGGCCCGGCTCAGAACGGCCCGGCCCAGAACGGTCCCTGGTCCACTCCCGGGCAGCAGCCCGGAGGGAACGGCAACGGGAACGGGCAGGGACACGGCCCGTCCACCGAGCAGCAGCGTCCCGAGGACGGCGGCCCGAACCCGGAGGCAGGACGCTGA
- the hpt gene encoding hypoxanthine phosphoribosyltransferase, protein MYDEDISSVLVTEEQVRTKIAEIAEQVAADYSEQCGERSGRETDLVLIGVLKGAVMFMTDFARALPVPVQLEFMAVSSYGSSTSSSGVVRILKDLDRDIAGRHVLIVEDIIDSGLTLNWLMNNLQARSPASLEVVTLLRKPDAIKVDVPVKYVGFDIPNEFVVGYGLDYAERYRDLPYIGTLSPTVYA, encoded by the coding sequence TTGTACGACGAGGACATCTCCTCGGTCCTGGTCACCGAGGAGCAGGTCCGGACGAAGATCGCCGAGATCGCCGAGCAGGTGGCCGCGGACTACAGCGAGCAGTGCGGCGAGCGATCGGGTCGCGAGACCGACCTGGTCCTGATCGGGGTGCTGAAGGGCGCGGTCATGTTCATGACCGACTTCGCCCGTGCCCTCCCGGTGCCGGTGCAGCTCGAGTTCATGGCGGTCAGCTCGTACGGCTCGTCCACGTCGTCGTCCGGCGTGGTGCGGATCCTCAAGGACCTCGACCGCGACATCGCGGGCCGGCACGTCCTGATCGTCGAGGACATCATCGACTCCGGGCTCACGCTGAACTGGCTGATGAACAACCTGCAGGCCCGCTCGCCCGCCTCGCTGGAGGTGGTGACGCTGCTGCGCAAGCCGGACGCGATCAAGGTCGACGTCCCGGTCAAGTACGTCGGCTTCGACATCCCGAACGAGTTCGTCGTCGGCTACGGGCTCGACTACGCCGAGCGCTACCGCGACCTGCCCTACATCGGGACGCTGTCCCCGACGGTCTACGCCTGA
- the folB gene encoding dihydroneopterin aldolase: MSAPAAGARDRIELRGLRVRGNHGVFDHERRDGQDFVVDLVVSVDLAPAAASDDLADTLDYGALAQGAAAIIGGPARDLIESVAGEIADDVLTDPRVAEVEVTLHKPSAPIPLQFADVAVVVRRARP; encoded by the coding sequence GTGAGCGCGCCCGCCGCCGGGGCCCGGGACCGGATCGAGCTGCGCGGTCTGCGGGTGCGCGGCAACCACGGCGTGTTCGACCACGAGCGCCGCGACGGGCAGGACTTCGTCGTCGACCTCGTCGTCTCCGTGGACCTCGCACCGGCCGCGGCGTCGGACGACCTGGCCGACACCCTCGACTACGGTGCCCTGGCCCAGGGCGCGGCCGCGATCATCGGCGGTCCGGCGCGGGACCTGATCGAGTCGGTCGCCGGGGAGATCGCCGACGACGTGCTCACCGACCCGCGGGTGGCCGAGGTCGAGGTGACGCTGCACAAGCCGTCCGCGCCGATCCCGCTGCAGTTCGCCGACGTCGCGGTCGTGGTGCGGCGGGCGCGGCCGTGA
- a CDS encoding serine protease: protein MALASSRRLRTALLLAAGLFVVGTSAALYEVPALSGGVTAATTASADGRVTTLTGRRSPFDPLGLTTPAATPAGSAAVRPGAVTETAGAGLCTSSFVFTSGEKVLLGQAAHCGGTGADTETDGCTSSTVPTGTPVTVRGNGETVTGTMVYSSWTTMQQRGETDPDTCAYNDFALVELPPDAAARTNPSVPFFGGPGGVHDGGLEPGAAVFGLANPEGPPERSAGGTSMGAGTRTLRPRAGTGGEDVGGGWGHTVYTVARGVPGESGAPLLDEAGRAVGLLSSLNVGGERESIEYTDLARALDYARRNGGLPDLALAAGTEPFTPAPAGVAPTDLAPPAGPPVAAGN, encoded by the coding sequence ATGGCACTGGCCTCGTCGAGGCGCCTGCGGACGGCGTTGCTGCTGGCCGCGGGGCTGTTCGTGGTCGGGACGTCGGCCGCGCTCTACGAGGTCCCGGCACTGTCCGGCGGCGTCACGGCCGCGACGACCGCCTCCGCCGACGGCCGTGTGACCACACTCACCGGACGTCGCTCGCCGTTCGACCCGCTGGGCCTGACCACGCCGGCCGCGACCCCGGCCGGGTCGGCCGCCGTCCGCCCGGGTGCGGTGACCGAGACGGCCGGCGCCGGGCTGTGCACGTCGAGCTTCGTGTTCACCAGCGGCGAGAAGGTCCTCCTCGGGCAGGCCGCGCACTGCGGGGGCACCGGCGCCGACACCGAGACCGACGGCTGCACCTCCTCCACCGTCCCGACCGGCACCCCGGTCACCGTGCGGGGCAACGGCGAGACCGTCACCGGGACGATGGTCTACAGCTCGTGGACGACGATGCAGCAGCGCGGCGAGACCGACCCGGACACCTGCGCCTACAACGACTTCGCGCTCGTCGAGCTGCCGCCCGACGCGGCGGCGCGGACCAACCCGTCGGTGCCGTTCTTCGGCGGCCCGGGCGGGGTGCACGACGGCGGTCTGGAGCCGGGGGCCGCGGTGTTCGGGCTGGCCAACCCGGAGGGGCCGCCCGAGAGGAGCGCAGGCGGAACGAGCATGGGCGCCGGGACGCGGACGTTGCGCCCGCGCGCCGGCACCGGCGGCGAGGACGTCGGCGGCGGGTGGGGACACACCGTCTACACGGTGGCGCGGGGCGTGCCCGGCGAGTCCGGGGCCCCGCTGCTCGACGAGGCCGGACGCGCGGTCGGGCTGCTGTCGAGCCTGAACGTCGGCGGGGAGCGGGAGAGCATCGAGTACACCGACCTCGCGAGGGCCCTGGACTACGCCCGCCGCAACGGCGGGCTGCCCGACCTCGCGCTGGCCGCCGGGACGGAGCCGTTCACACCGGCGCCGGCCGGTGTCGCCCCCACCGACCTGGCGCCCCCGGCCGGACCACCGGTCGCGGCCGGGAACTGA
- the folE gene encoding GTP cyclohydrolase I FolE, with product MRSAAVSAGVTEAVPAGVDLERAAAAVRELLIACGEDPDREGLKETPDRVARAYGEIFAGLYVDPDTVLEKTFDEGHGELVLVRDIPMFSTCEHHLVPFHGVAHVGYIPAVDGQVTGLSKIARVVDLYAKRPQVQERLTGQIADALVRKLDPRAVIVVLDAEHLCMSMRGIRKPGSRTTTSAVRGLFKSSASSRAEALSFIRGA from the coding sequence CTGCGCTCGGCGGCCGTCTCCGCCGGGGTCACCGAGGCCGTCCCGGCCGGGGTCGACCTCGAGCGGGCGGCGGCCGCGGTGCGGGAGCTGCTGATCGCCTGTGGCGAGGACCCGGACCGGGAGGGGCTCAAGGAGACCCCGGACCGGGTCGCGCGCGCCTACGGCGAGATCTTCGCCGGGTTGTACGTCGACCCGGACACGGTGCTGGAGAAGACGTTCGACGAGGGTCACGGCGAGCTCGTCCTCGTCCGTGACATCCCGATGTTCTCCACCTGCGAGCACCACCTGGTGCCCTTCCACGGGGTCGCGCACGTCGGCTACATCCCGGCCGTCGACGGGCAGGTCACCGGCCTGTCCAAGATCGCCCGGGTCGTCGACCTCTACGCCAAGCGCCCCCAGGTGCAGGAGCGGCTGACCGGGCAGATCGCGGACGCGCTGGTCCGCAAGCTCGACCCACGCGCCGTCATCGTCGTGCTCGACGCCGAGCACCTGTGCATGTCCATGCGCGGCATCCGCAAGCCGGGGTCGCGCACCACCACGTCGGCCGTGCGCGGGCTGTTCAAGAGCTCCGCGTCCTCGCGTGCGGAGGCGCTCTCGTTCATCCGGGGCGCCTGA
- a CDS encoding DUF3180 domain-containing protein has protein sequence MTPQPSISRTRPRDLLAVGLAAVLVGNLVIRLFYSSIPSLPLAAGVVLGVLGIAELVGGYVLRGRIERRRGAPPVDPLLAARAVIVAKASAVAGSFVTGLWAGVLTYTLPLAGDVTAAAGDSVTAGIGLVCALLLVGAGLWLEYCCRTPDDPDTDDRPERLR, from the coding sequence GTGACCCCGCAGCCGTCGATCTCCCGCACCCGCCCGCGCGACCTGCTCGCCGTCGGGCTGGCGGCGGTGCTCGTCGGCAACCTGGTGATCCGGCTGTTCTACTCCTCGATCCCGTCGCTGCCGCTGGCCGCCGGGGTCGTCCTGGGTGTGCTGGGCATCGCGGAGCTGGTCGGCGGGTACGTGCTGCGCGGCCGGATCGAGCGGCGCCGCGGCGCCCCTCCGGTGGACCCGTTGCTGGCCGCACGGGCGGTGATCGTGGCCAAGGCCTCGGCCGTGGCCGGCTCGTTCGTCACCGGGCTGTGGGCGGGGGTGCTGACCTACACGTTGCCGCTGGCCGGCGACGTCACTGCGGCCGCCGGCGACAGCGTGACGGCCGGGATCGGGCTGGTGTGCGCCCTGCTGCTGGTGGGGGCGGGCCTCTGGCTCGAGTACTGCTGCCGGACGCCGGACGACCCGGACACCGACGACCGCCCGGAGCGCCTGCGCTGA
- a CDS encoding PrsW family intramembrane metalloprotease, producing MVSPALPAPGTPAPFAKRRGVLLPVAGLVVLALCVLITIGLVERSIGPAGVLIGTLCAMLPVLPVVATFLWVDRWEPEPPRLLLGAFFWGAGFSALAALLINSSASAVLDAAAGRGAGDVLAPVLVAPIVEEGVKGLFLVGLLVFRRREFDGVVDGIVYAGIVAAGFAFTENILYLGRAVTDPETAGVLATLFVRGIASPFAHPLFTCMIGIGAGVAVASRHVGFRVLAVLVGYAVAVVLHGLWNAASVFSSSPATFFEIYAFVMLPLFVGLIVLVVFARKREARIVTAELPGFAAAGWIAPSEVPLLADLSRRRGWRALVQRRSGRSAAKAVADYQAAVTELAFMRNRIARGAVRESAQAEHDEKLRALLRARARAIGMPDALTSAWRLPPPPGWEPPPPPNPDGGYTQPLRAPGPEDLFSDAGQTDGRSRHPGHGPHPGPAPQPGYGPPPGYGPPGQVPPPGSPPPAHPPPGYPAPPRQSGPPPGQTGPPPGHTGPPPGYGRPPAPADPDSSEAPGRHRR from the coding sequence ATGGTGAGTCCCGCGCTGCCCGCACCGGGCACCCCGGCGCCGTTCGCGAAACGGCGGGGGGTACTGCTCCCGGTCGCGGGGCTGGTCGTCCTCGCGCTCTGTGTGCTGATCACGATCGGGCTGGTCGAGCGCTCGATCGGACCGGCCGGCGTGCTGATCGGGACGCTGTGCGCGATGCTGCCGGTCCTCCCGGTGGTGGCCACGTTCCTGTGGGTGGACCGCTGGGAGCCCGAGCCCCCGCGGCTGCTGCTGGGGGCGTTCTTCTGGGGCGCCGGGTTCTCCGCGCTGGCCGCGTTATTGATCAACTCCAGCGCCTCGGCGGTGCTGGACGCGGCGGCCGGTCGCGGGGCGGGTGACGTCCTGGCGCCGGTGCTGGTCGCGCCGATCGTCGAGGAGGGCGTGAAGGGCCTGTTCCTGGTCGGCCTGCTGGTCTTCCGCCGCCGCGAGTTCGACGGCGTGGTGGACGGGATCGTCTACGCCGGCATCGTCGCGGCCGGGTTCGCCTTCACCGAGAACATCCTCTACCTGGGCCGCGCGGTCACCGACCCGGAGACGGCCGGCGTGCTCGCCACGCTGTTCGTGCGCGGCATCGCCTCGCCGTTCGCGCACCCCTTGTTCACCTGCATGATCGGGATCGGTGCGGGCGTCGCGGTGGCCAGCCGGCACGTCGGGTTCCGGGTGCTGGCCGTGCTGGTCGGTTATGCGGTCGCGGTCGTGCTGCACGGGCTGTGGAACGCCGCGTCGGTGTTCTCCTCCTCGCCGGCGACGTTCTTCGAGATCTACGCGTTCGTGATGCTCCCGCTGTTCGTCGGGCTGATCGTGCTCGTGGTGTTCGCCCGCAAGCGCGAGGCCCGGATCGTCACCGCCGAGCTGCCCGGGTTCGCCGCCGCCGGCTGGATCGCGCCGAGCGAGGTGCCCCTGCTGGCCGACCTCTCGCGCCGCCGCGGCTGGCGGGCGCTGGTCCAGCGACGCTCCGGACGGTCCGCGGCCAAGGCCGTCGCCGACTACCAGGCCGCCGTCACCGAGCTCGCGTTCATGCGCAACCGGATCGCCCGCGGCGCCGTCCGGGAGAGTGCGCAGGCCGAGCACGACGAGAAGCTGCGCGCCCTCCTCCGTGCCCGTGCCCGGGCGATCGGCATGCCGGACGCCCTCACCTCGGCCTGGCGCCTCCCACCACCTCCCGGCTGGGAGCCGCCGCCCCCGCCGAACCCGGACGGCGGCTACACCCAGCCCCTCCGCGCCCCCGGCCCGGAGGACCTGTTCTCCGACGCCGGCCAGACGGACGGCCGGAGCCGGCACCCCGGTCACGGTCCTCACCCCGGCCCGGCCCCGCAGCCCGGATACGGCCCACCTCCGGGCTACGGCCCGCCCGGCCAGGTGCCCCCACCGGGAAGCCCGCCTCCGGCCCACCCGCCTCCGGGCTACCCGGCACCGCCGCGGCAGTCCGGCCCGCCGCCGGGACAGACCGGCCCGCCTCCGGGCCACACCGGTCCTCCGCCCGGCTACGGACGGCCCCCCGCCCCGGCCGACCCCGACTCGTCCGAAGCTCCCGGCCGACACCGCCGCTGA
- the folK gene encoding 2-amino-4-hydroxy-6-hydroxymethyldihydropteridine diphosphokinase → MSTAVLSLGSNLGERITYLRLVVADLGPALVASSPVYETAPWGVTDQPDFLNAVVIADDPALDAWGWLRRGQRLEAEAERVREQRWGPRTLDVDVVAVRGDDGWVCSDDPELVLPHPGTPSRATVLGPWLDADPSAVLDGHGPVAELLAALPEAERAAMRRRDDLVLRP, encoded by the coding sequence GTGAGTACCGCGGTGCTCTCGCTCGGGTCCAACCTGGGGGAGCGGATCACGTACCTGCGGTTGGTCGTCGCCGACCTCGGGCCGGCGCTGGTGGCGTCGTCGCCGGTGTACGAGACGGCGCCCTGGGGCGTCACCGACCAGCCGGACTTCCTGAACGCCGTCGTGATCGCCGACGACCCCGCCCTCGACGCGTGGGGCTGGCTGCGGCGCGGTCAGCGCCTGGAGGCCGAGGCCGAGCGCGTCCGCGAGCAGCGCTGGGGGCCGCGGACCCTCGACGTGGACGTCGTCGCCGTACGCGGGGACGACGGCTGGGTCTGCAGCGACGATCCGGAGCTGGTGCTGCCGCACCCCGGCACGCCGTCGCGGGCCACCGTGCTCGGACCGTGGCTCGACGCCGACCCGAGCGCCGTGCTCGACGGGCACGGACCGGTCGCCGAGCTGCTCGCCGCCCTGCCCGAGGCCGAACGCGCCGCGATGCGCCGCCGCGACGACCTGGTGCTGCGGCCGTGA
- the folP gene encoding dihydropteroate synthase produces the protein MAVLGSSDGGARLTELGRCAVMGILNVTPDSFSDGGRYLDLSHAVAHGIAMRDSGADLVDVGGESTRPGALRVSAEVEAQRVLPVIRDLVAEGVRVSVDTTRASVADAAVEAGAAVVNDVSGGLADPDMAAVVANARVPWILMHWRGHSERMNELAGYEDVIGEVRQELVMRADAAVMAGVDPDRILLDPGLGFAKTAAHNWALLRRLDVLVALGFPVLVGASRKRFLGDLLADASGSPRPHSGRDGATAATSVLAAMAGAWGVRVHDVDSTMDAVAVSTAVRLGASRAVTGPWLGDAQ, from the coding sequence ATGGCGGTCCTGGGGAGTTCCGACGGCGGGGCCCGGCTCACCGAGCTGGGCCGCTGCGCGGTGATGGGCATCCTGAACGTCACGCCCGACTCGTTCTCCGACGGCGGGCGCTACCTCGACCTCTCGCACGCCGTCGCGCACGGGATCGCGATGCGCGACTCCGGCGCCGACCTCGTCGACGTCGGTGGCGAGTCGACCCGGCCCGGGGCCCTGCGGGTCTCGGCCGAGGTCGAGGCGCAGCGGGTGCTGCCGGTGATCCGCGACCTGGTCGCCGAGGGCGTCCGGGTCAGCGTGGACACCACCCGGGCCTCGGTCGCCGATGCCGCCGTCGAGGCCGGGGCGGCCGTGGTCAACGACGTGTCCGGCGGGCTGGCCGACCCGGACATGGCCGCGGTCGTGGCGAACGCCCGGGTGCCGTGGATCCTCATGCACTGGCGCGGGCACAGCGAGCGGATGAACGAGCTGGCCGGCTACGAGGACGTGATCGGCGAGGTCCGCCAGGAGCTCGTGATGCGCGCCGACGCCGCCGTGATGGCCGGGGTGGACCCGGACCGGATCCTGCTCGACCCGGGCCTGGGCTTCGCCAAGACCGCCGCCCACAACTGGGCCCTGCTGCGGCGTCTCGACGTCCTGGTCGCGCTCGGGTTCCCGGTGCTGGTCGGGGCCTCGCGCAAGCGGTTCCTCGGCGACCTGCTGGCCGACGCCTCCGGCAGCCCGCGCCCGCACTCCGGGCGCGACGGGGCGACGGCGGCGACCAGCGTCCTGGCCGCGATGGCCGGGGCCTGGGGCGTCCGGGTGCACGACGTGGACTCGACGATGGACGCCGTCGCGGTGAGCACGGCCGTCCGGCTGGGGGCCTCCCGTGCCGTCACCGGTCCGTGGCTGGGGGACGCCCAGTGA